A part of Ketobacter sp. MCCC 1A13808 genomic DNA contains:
- a CDS encoding MerR family transcriptional regulator encodes MKVIEVARLLGITADTVRFYTRINILNPTKSKANGYREYSDNDVKRLRFVLSARQLGFSVEDIQEILSHADKKKSPCPTVRRLIDQRLHETEQQFKETIRLRDRMQRAVLEWSQKPDKAPTGHMLCHLIEEFTVEE; translated from the coding sequence ATGAAAGTCATCGAGGTTGCCAGGCTATTGGGCATTACGGCAGACACGGTACGGTTTTATACCCGCATCAATATTCTGAATCCCACCAAAAGCAAGGCCAATGGATATCGGGAATACAGCGACAACGATGTTAAGCGTTTGAGGTTTGTGTTAAGCGCCCGACAGTTGGGATTTTCGGTCGAGGATATTCAGGAAATTCTTTCCCATGCTGACAAGAAAAAATCTCCTTGTCCGACGGTGAGACGCTTGATTGATCAGAGATTACATGAAACTGAGCAGCAGTTTAAAGAAACGATACGGCTGCGGGATCGTATGCAACGCGCCGTATTGGAGTGGAGCCAAAAACCGGACAAGGCTCCGACAGGTCATATGCTTTGCCATTTAATTGAAGAATTCACCGTGGAGGAATGA
- a CDS encoding heavy-metal-associated domain-containing protein — protein sequence MNTHQTTNANQRKSGCCCAGKSSISSAAPDTNSVSRSSQPLHQLQVQGATCGGCVKSIEHTLKSVSGVSEASMDLATGVASVVGAVDADHLVEVLQGVGFPAAVIR from the coding sequence ATGAATACACACCAAACGACGAACGCCAATCAACGTAAAAGTGGCTGTTGCTGTGCGGGCAAGTCATCCATTTCGTCTGCGGCACCTGATACCAACAGTGTTAGCAGATCATCGCAACCCCTGCACCAATTACAAGTGCAGGGAGCCACCTGTGGTGGTTGCGTTAAAAGTATAGAACATACTCTGAAATCCGTTTCCGGGGTCAGTGAGGCCTCTATGGATCTGGCAACCGGTGTCGCTTCAGTTGTTGGTGCAGTCGATGCAGATCATCTCGTTGAAGTATTGCAAGGCGTTGGCTTTCCAGCGGCGGTCATCCGATAA
- a CDS encoding heavy metal translocating P-type ATPase codes for MSTTKTESGGVSCHEDGTTTPPHDHHAHKAHHHSSGNNSGPQELIIEGAGCASCVGKIESALKAVSGVENAEMNFAQRTVSVTGNADAADLVKAVEKAGYNAKLAAAESEDDALAEKEKADQAYYKRLMKETWIALSLGGPLMAYALITGEVNVNTTTERIAWLIVGILTFGVLYFSGKHFFVGAWKSFLNHSANMDTLIALGTGTAWLYSMVVVFFPESVPEQARHVYFEATAIIIGLIDLGLALELKARGRTSEAIKRLIGLQAKTARVIRDEKELDIAIEQVLMDDVVRVRPGEKIPVDGEVIEGHTAIDESMLTGEPMPVEKAVGDTVAAGTINKTGSILFKATRVGKDTALAQIINMVKRAQNSKPPIGRLADVISAYFVPVVMIIAVTSALVWLNFGPNPAVAFAIVSATTVLIIACPCALGLATPMSVMVGVGKAAEAGVLIRNGEALQTASKISAMILDKTGTITLGAPKVTDILVAGEQDEDTILKLAATLESGSEHPLALAIVETAQEKGIETGKVSNFNAIAGHGVQAEVDGKTLLFGNEKLMRERNIELRDFVEKAQSLATEAKTPMYFAVDNKLSAIIAVADPIKEDSIAAIKRLQHNGIRVVMLTGDNRATAKAVAEKAGIKEFFAEVLPEDKSKKVQELQMEGEVVGMTGDGINDAPALAIANVGFAIGTGTDVAIESADITLMRGSLHGLADAIAVSKATLRNIKQNLFGAFIYNVAGVPVAAGILYPLLGVLMNPVIAGAAMAFSSLTVVTNANRLRLFKAQEH; via the coding sequence ATGAGTACAACTAAAACGGAATCTGGCGGTGTCTCTTGCCATGAAGATGGTACGACAACTCCGCCTCATGATCATCATGCACATAAGGCTCATCACCACAGTTCAGGAAATAACTCTGGTCCTCAGGAACTGATTATTGAAGGTGCGGGTTGTGCCAGTTGCGTTGGAAAAATTGAGTCGGCGCTAAAGGCGGTGTCCGGTGTAGAAAATGCCGAGATGAATTTCGCTCAGCGCACTGTGAGTGTGACGGGCAATGCCGATGCTGCTGATCTGGTAAAGGCGGTGGAAAAAGCCGGTTACAACGCGAAGCTTGCGGCTGCGGAGAGCGAAGATGATGCGCTCGCAGAAAAAGAAAAGGCGGATCAGGCTTATTACAAACGCCTGATGAAGGAAACCTGGATAGCCCTTTCCCTGGGTGGGCCGCTAATGGCCTATGCGCTGATTACCGGGGAGGTTAATGTTAATACCACAACCGAGCGGATCGCTTGGCTGATCGTTGGCATACTCACCTTTGGCGTTTTGTACTTCTCAGGAAAACATTTTTTTGTCGGCGCCTGGAAGTCCTTCCTGAATCATTCTGCCAATATGGACACTTTGATTGCGCTGGGTACGGGTACCGCATGGCTGTATTCCATGGTGGTCGTATTTTTCCCCGAGTCGGTTCCAGAACAAGCTCGCCATGTTTACTTTGAGGCCACGGCGATCATTATCGGGCTGATCGATCTTGGCCTGGCCCTAGAACTCAAAGCCCGCGGGCGCACATCGGAAGCTATTAAACGGCTGATCGGCCTGCAGGCTAAGACAGCCAGAGTCATACGCGACGAAAAGGAATTGGATATCGCCATTGAGCAGGTACTGATGGACGATGTGGTGCGTGTACGTCCGGGAGAAAAAATTCCTGTCGATGGTGAAGTCATAGAAGGCCATACCGCCATTGACGAGTCCATGTTAACGGGTGAACCCATGCCCGTTGAAAAAGCCGTGGGCGACACGGTTGCAGCGGGCACCATCAATAAAACCGGCTCCATTCTGTTTAAGGCCACTCGTGTCGGCAAAGACACGGCCCTGGCGCAAATTATCAACATGGTCAAACGCGCACAGAATTCCAAGCCGCCTATTGGTCGTTTGGCCGATGTGATTTCCGCGTATTTTGTACCCGTCGTAATGATTATCGCCGTCACCAGTGCGTTGGTCTGGCTCAACTTTGGCCCGAACCCAGCCGTGGCGTTTGCCATCGTATCGGCCACCACGGTACTGATTATCGCCTGTCCCTGTGCGTTGGGTCTGGCAACCCCCATGTCGGTGATGGTGGGTGTGGGCAAAGCGGCAGAAGCGGGTGTCCTTATTCGCAACGGCGAAGCCTTGCAAACCGCATCGAAAATATCAGCCATGATTCTGGATAAAACCGGCACCATTACCCTGGGGGCGCCGAAGGTCACCGATATTTTGGTCGCAGGCGAGCAGGACGAGGACACTATCCTGAAGCTGGCAGCCACGCTTGAATCGGGTTCTGAACATCCCCTGGCGCTGGCCATTGTCGAGACTGCCCAGGAGAAAGGAATCGAAACCGGGAAAGTCTCCAATTTTAACGCTATCGCCGGCCACGGCGTGCAAGCGGAAGTGGATGGCAAAACGTTGTTGTTCGGCAATGAGAAACTGATGCGAGAGCGCAATATCGAACTTAGGGATTTCGTTGAAAAAGCGCAGAGCCTGGCTACCGAGGCTAAGACGCCGATGTATTTCGCCGTGGATAACAAGCTCTCCGCCATTATCGCAGTGGCTGACCCCATCAAAGAAGACTCCATTGCTGCCATTAAACGACTGCAGCACAACGGCATTCGCGTTGTAATGCTGACGGGCGACAACCGCGCCACGGCAAAAGCCGTCGCCGAAAAAGCGGGCATTAAGGAGTTCTTCGCCGAGGTGTTACCGGAAGATAAATCCAAAAAGGTTCAGGAGTTACAGATGGAAGGCGAAGTCGTCGGCATGACAGGCGACGGTATCAACGACGCGCCTGCGCTGGCGATTGCCAATGTGGGTTTCGCCATCGGTACGGGCACCGACGTGGCCATAGAAAGTGCCGATATCACCTTGATGCGCGGATCGCTGCATGGGCTTGCCGATGCCATTGCGGTAAGCAAGGCGACATTACGTAACATCAAACAGAACCTGTTCGGTGCGTTTATTTACAACGTGGCGGGCGTTCCGGTGGCTGCTGGCATTCTTTATCCCTTGCTTGGGGTGCTTATGAATCCTGTGATTGCGGGTGCCGCGATGGCATTTTCGTCACTCACGGTCGTTACTAATGCCAACCGGCTGCGCTTGTTCAAAGCACAGGAGCACTAA
- a CDS encoding cupredoxin domain-containing protein produces the protein MLIINSVGVVLIALIIWWFWLYKPKEAELGENDLVITVENGTYSPSRIKVPVGEPVELKFIRKDESPCSETLLIPELQISDTLPLNKLKSIQLPALKSGEYAFHCQMQMYRGQLTVN, from the coding sequence ATGTTAATCATTAATAGTGTTGGCGTTGTTCTGATCGCGCTCATTATATGGTGGTTTTGGTTGTACAAACCCAAAGAGGCAGAGCTGGGTGAAAATGATCTGGTGATTACCGTGGAAAATGGCACCTATTCACCCTCCCGAATTAAAGTGCCTGTGGGTGAGCCGGTTGAGCTGAAGTTCATACGTAAAGATGAATCACCCTGCTCAGAAACGTTACTGATTCCCGAACTGCAAATCAGTGACACCTTGCCCCTCAATAAACTGAAGTCCATACAACTACCTGCACTGAAATCTGGTGAATACGCCTTTCATTGTCAGATGCAGATGTATCGCGGTCAACTCACGGTGAATTAG
- a CDS encoding P-II family nitrogen regulator yields MNIQKVTAIFDEFRLKDVEEALIRHGVKGFTLHPVRGRGEYFDSFNENHLIKHIQMEIYARSEHANNIAQLIVETAHVNADSEGLVCIIPVNDLLWIHDKRSAIDSDFQFHP; encoded by the coding sequence ATGAATATTCAAAAAGTGACCGCCATTTTTGACGAATTTCGTTTGAAGGACGTAGAAGAAGCACTCATTAGGCATGGGGTTAAAGGCTTCACCCTGCATCCGGTTCGCGGTCGTGGAGAATACTTCGACAGCTTCAACGAGAATCATTTGATTAAGCACATTCAAATGGAGATTTACGCCAGGTCAGAGCATGCAAATAACATCGCGCAACTGATTGTAGAAACGGCGCACGTCAATGCCGATAGCGAAGGGCTGGTTTGTATTATTCCGGTGAATGACTTGCTTTGGATTCATGATAAACGCAGTGCGATAGACAGCGATTTTCAATTTCATCCGTGA
- a CDS encoding DUF2933 domain-containing protein: MATQKTSFWLTPKGLAALGLIGAATYFLLIEHRQHVWQFLPFLILLACPFMHLFMHGGHGGHGGHGGSHQRQGEGHQHEGESDQDAYQRGLEDGRRDSEHRHHH, encoded by the coding sequence ATGGCAACGCAAAAAACATCATTCTGGTTAACACCCAAAGGACTGGCGGCATTGGGCCTAATTGGTGCTGCCACGTATTTTCTGCTGATCGAACACCGCCAGCATGTCTGGCAGTTTTTACCTTTTCTGATTTTGCTGGCATGTCCTTTTATGCATCTTTTCATGCACGGTGGTCATGGTGGCCACGGGGGGCATGGTGGGAGCCATCAGCGCCAGGGAGAAGGCCATCAGCATGAGGGTGAGTCAGATCAAGATGCTTACCAGCGTGGATTAGAAGATGGGCGCCGGGATAGCGAACATCGGCACCACCATTGA
- a CDS encoding methyltransferase family protein — protein MHGDSAYGLWTLVILNSAIFIFFAFSFAKPQTKTDWRSFGAFSAFIIALFTEMYGFPLTIYFLSGWLAEKYPGVDFLSHENGHLLHTMLGFEGDPHFDPLHIASNVLIVLGFFLLASAWNVLHKAQQTHSLATTGWYARCRHPQYIAFIMIMFGFLLQWPTLPTLVMFPILVVVYVRLAKREERLAIEEFGDVYLRYMKSTPGWVPKFATDKAASTY, from the coding sequence ATGCACGGTGATTCAGCTTATGGTCTCTGGACACTGGTGATACTGAATTCGGCAATATTTATTTTCTTTGCCTTCAGTTTTGCCAAGCCACAAACAAAAACCGACTGGCGCAGTTTTGGGGCTTTCTCTGCGTTCATTATTGCGCTCTTTACCGAGATGTATGGATTTCCGCTGACGATATATTTTCTGTCTGGATGGCTGGCGGAAAAGTACCCAGGAGTGGACTTCCTCTCCCATGAAAATGGCCATTTACTGCACACCATGCTCGGGTTTGAAGGTGATCCGCACTTTGATCCGCTGCATATTGCCAGCAATGTACTAATCGTGCTCGGCTTCTTTCTGCTCGCGTCGGCGTGGAACGTGCTCCACAAAGCGCAACAAACTCACTCCCTGGCGACCACCGGCTGGTATGCCCGCTGCCGTCACCCACAATACATTGCTTTCATCATGATTATGTTTGGCTTTCTGTTGCAGTGGCCGACCCTGCCGACATTGGTCATGTTTCCCATATTGGTCGTTGTCTATGTGCGATTGGCCAAGCGTGAAGAGCGTTTGGCGATTGAGGAATTTGGCGATGTGTATCTTCGCTATATGAAATCGACCCCAGGGTGGGTACCAAAATTTGCTACCGATAAAGCCGCTTCAACCTACTGA